The stretch of DNA TTCAAACTTTTCATAGGCATGGGACTGTACATCATTAAAATCAGCTATTGCCTTTTTGGGACCCTTGTCGGCTAATATGTCAAGTGCACCGTTTTTCTCCATCTCATCCATGGCTTTTTTCATTTCAGCCCTGGCTTCTTTCAGTTGCCTGGTGGTAAGTTCCTGGGCTATGGCCTGGGCTTTGGGCTTTGATTCCTCCCAAAAGCTGCCGTTGTAGACAATGAAATCTGTAGCCGGGGAGTACCTGAGTTTGTCCTCATATTCCCTGGCTAAAACAACTGCTTGGCCTACATCCGAAAAATCTGATGGCTTTAAAACACTGTCTGAATTGTAGACCTCCGGTGGGATATACCCGGCCTGGGCAGCTACCTTTTCCCCGAAGCTGACAGCACTGTTCCAAATAATTTGCAGTTCCTTTTCCTCAAGCGGTGGATTGCATTTTTCCGCCAGGGCTAGAAACTTGGAGTGGGCTTCTTCGGTGTTGCCAAAACGCTTGATGATTCTCCCGGCATAACGGGACATGGTGTTGTTGCGCTGCCCTTGGGGTATTTCATCCTGGCTCTCGTCCCAGTCGGTAAAACTGCTGTCCTCCAGGAATTCTTTGATGTTGATGTCCCCTTCGAAAAGCTCCACATTACCGTTATCCGAGCCGAAGATAAACCTGGCACTGTCAAGGGCGTTGCTATCGAAAAAGGGAAACCTTGATGCCACGGCAAGCTTTAAGGCGGCGTATTCTTTCGGATCAGTAATTACCGGAATAGCAAAATACACGTGGAACCTGGGCCGGGGTAATTTATCGCCTTTTTGCTTCATGTGGTTTCGGCTATAAGATACGACAAAGGGAACCCCTGGGAAGGCCGTGGCAACATCATCGGGGGTAACCCAATCCTTGGGATCATCCGAGTGGTCGTTATCGCAATCGAATACGTTATTATCAGCCTTGATGAAATTGGCGTTGCTGCGGTAGTTGCCCTTATACTTCGCACTTACGTGGTCAAACTTGATGGCTTCGATGAAGGAGGCCTTGTCTTTGATTACCACCTTGTTTGGGTACAGGCAGTTGGCCAGGTTCCCCGTGCAATTTGCTGTGTAAAGGGTAAATTCAATCATTCTAAGACCTCCTTCCCGCCCCATTTGTTAGACAACACATTGAGTCACCTCCAGGAAATCTTCCCAAGCAGTGATGGGATAACTGTTAACGGTGCCAAACCTTTCATCATTCGTTTCGCACGTCCTTATTTCAATAGCACGGGAGCGGCAGTATGCAGATAAGCGTTTGCCGATCCTTTGGCACTGTTTTAAATTCCAGCCCATATTAAAAGTCCTGTTATATTTGGCCACGGTATAAAACTTAAGCGATGAATTAAGGGCGATTTCAAGGGTTTCATTTTCCTCAACCAAGGCAAATATCTTTCTTTCAGCTTCAATGGCTTTTTGCTGGGCGATCTGCAGTGCCCGCTCCATAATTTTTTCAGGGGAGTTCCAGGCTTCCTCGATGGCGATGAAGTGTTCCCTAAACTTTTTCCCTATTTCATTTCTTTGGATCATGCAGATTTCTTTTGCCATGGATATTGTTAGGGAATGATCAGTTTTTGGTTTACCGGGAAGTCCATCCGATCTAACCGTCAAAAATGACGAATAGTCTTTTCCTTCTTTAAAACCGTATTCTGTCATTCGGCTAAACCATTTGGCATACTCGGTTCCTATTTCCAAAGCCTTGTGAAGTTCACGTCCATTAACCGTAGGGGTATCATTTTTATAATCAATTGCAATTAAATCGTGCATCTCCCAACCTCCTCACCTTTACTGTCAAAGTACCTAATAGGCATACCCCGCCGTTCCGCTTTAGCGATTTCAGCAGCCATGCCGCTACTGATGTGGCTACCAAATACCCAAAGTTCGTCACATTTTCCAAGCAGGATTAGAGCAAACCAAAGGCCCAGTTCCCGCTGCTGCCTGTCCCCATCGTCCATAAACTGCGGGTAGTGCAGGTGCGGGGCCAGGGGAATGCACCCCAGGCTGACCGCCAATCTGCAATAGCCTCTGGCTCGTTCGATGTTCCTTTCCATATCCCCGGCAAAAGGTGATGCTATATACACCAGTGGCCGATAAATCTTGACTGCTTTCAAGGCTTCATATGGTGTCGGGTCGGAGTAACCCTCACTGTTGCGCCAGTCCATCTATCTCCCTCCAATCTGACCCGGCTGCACTCCGAGCAAAATACTTCAGTGCCATACAGGTCGCTATCACCGGTGCCCAATATCTCAGCGAGGTCAACTTCTACTTCACGCCCACAACCGGGGCAGATGCAAAACACATTGTCATCATGGAT from Desulfoscipio gibsoniae DSM 7213 encodes:
- a CDS encoding antA/AntB antirepressor family protein; amino-acid sequence: MHDLIAIDYKNDTPTVNGRELHKALEIGTEYAKWFSRMTEYGFKEGKDYSSFLTVRSDGLPGKPKTDHSLTISMAKEICMIQRNEIGKKFREHFIAIEEAWNSPEKIMERALQIAQQKAIEAERKIFALVEENETLEIALNSSLKFYTVAKYNRTFNMGWNLKQCQRIGKRLSAYCRSRAIEIRTCETNDERFGTVNSYPITAWEDFLEVTQCVV
- a CDS encoding DUF7768 domain-containing protein, translating into MDWRNSEGYSDPTPYEALKAVKIYRPLVYIASPFAGDMERNIERARGYCRLAVSLGCIPLAPHLHYPQFMDDGDRQQRELGLWFALILLGKCDELWVFGSHISSGMAAEIAKAERRGMPIRYFDSKGEEVGRCTI